DNA sequence from the Candidatus Sulfuricurvum sp. RIFRC-1 genome:
GTCTCTGAAAAAAGTGCAAAAATTCTCAACTCAAAATCGGCTCAGGATGCAAAAGCGATGGGGGTACGAGCGTGGAGTGTTGCAAAATCAACGATGCAAGGTGCCCTTAAAGGTGCAAAAGACGCGATGGATAAAAAGTAAGCGCGGATTACATATCCCGCGCTAACGTAAACATATTGGCGTGATTGACCATAAAACTGCTACAACGATCACAGATCGGATCGCCCCCTTTGTAGGGGTAAGGACAGCGGCACTCATGACACGTTACCATCTCATAACGAACCAGCTGTTCTGAGCGCTCATACGCCACACTCACCAAATCAAAGCCCTCTTTGGCACTAATCGCTTTGGGTTTACAGATATCCTCACAAATACCGCATCCGATGCATTTGCCCTGAGAAAAATAAATCCCCTGTTTATCACTGGTTGGAAAAAGTGCATCGGTAGGACAAAACTGGGTGCAGTCTCCGCAGTTGGTACAGGTTTCAAAATTAATTTGTTTATTAAAAAACAGCGGACTGCTCTCTTTAAACTCTGTTTGCTCTAGCCCCACAACAATCTCTTTGAGAGAGTTTTTAAGCAAAATGCGTTTGAGCGGCATCTTCTGATCAGGGAGCTTATGATGGGCTGTTGTCATCGAAACATGAGCAACTGACTCCTCAACCAAAGACTCTTTTACTTTTTCAAACCCTTTTCTAAAAAGGGCACGACGATCTGCTTGCTCCTCTTTTTCATCAATGGTTTCAATACGATGAGGCTTTTGAATCGTCTCTAAAAACTGGTTTGTCACCGTGATCTTCTCACGAATTGATGTTTCCAACTTTCCGTTTTCATTAAGAACACATCCGCTACAGTGGCTCATATCACACGTTACGTTTCGCTCACCTCGCAATGCCATAACCGTAAAATGCTCAACATCAAAAACACCCAAACACGGTGTCGTAACTTTACACGATAGCGTCGGTGCCTCTTCGATATGCTGGTACGATGCAGCGTAGCCGTTCGGATCGAAACTCTCGATCTCCAGCGCCTCGCTTGGACAGCTTCCGATACACCCTGCACATTCGACACACTCATTTTCAAAAAGTGTCAGCTTGTTACGGACGATATGAAAAGCCCCTTTAGGACAAAGATCGATACAGATTGTACAATCGTTGTGATAATACTCATTTCGTAAACAACGGGTTGCCGTATAGCTAAAAAGGTTGCTTTTTTGAACAAAATTAATGTTACCCATTCTGTGATCCTTGAGACAAATACTCATAGTCAGCACTTAAAAATTCGATGATAAAATCACACATATCCCGATAAAACGGCGTATCCGCCATACTCTTCATCCCCATCATATACGGAACTACCCATGGAAATATATGCTGATCTAAAAATTCAAATTGCGACTTTTCTTCATTTCGATAAACCAGTGTTTGCATAAAGGCAAACTCGATTCCCAAATGATCCGGTGCCATAATCTGCGTTTGATCCATGTTGACTTCAAATCCATGGGTAAAATAAAATCCCATAACAGGATTTTGAAGCCCTACTAGCGTCTCATTCTTCGCATCGAGGACAAACGACTCTACCGGCTGGGTATTAAGGATATACATTGAGGTGTAATCCGTATTGAGTTGATCGTATATCTCTTCTATCTCTGAAGAGCTAATCCATCTCTCTGTCTCTTCACCTATAATCTCTAAGAGTGATGCATTATTTTTGAGATCATGGATAAAACGACGGTCAGGGGTATCGCTCATGACGCGAGACAAAAAAGCATAAATATAAAGTCGGTATTCGTTATTCATTCAAAATGTTCCTAAAAAAAAGTAAGGGATTGTGTCATAGGAGGACTTTAAGACAGCAAAGTTTGGACAATTAAGATTCTAACCCCAACGGGGTTAGAAAGGTGCTTATAAACACCCTTTAAAAAACGATTTTTTCGGCGGTGGAGGAGACTTAAACTCAGTTGCTTTAATCGTATTGGTAGCAGTATCAAGTGTACCGATAACAATAACGCCGTTTTTATTGATCCCTTCTCGCATTTCAGAAAGTTTCAGTTTAGTGGTGTCAATGGTATAAACTTTACCGGTAGCGTGTTGATACAATGCATATTTCGCATCTTTTGTCGTTACACCGGCTTCAGTTGTACGAAAACATCCGTCTGACCCGCACACATAGTTTTCCAAATAACAATCGGCAAATGCACCTTGAGCGGCACATCCCGGAGTTGTTAGGAGACCTTCAAACTCTTCTGGCTCATTGGCGAATGCACTAAATACCAGTGCAGCGCATAGCAATAACAGCTTTTTCATTATTCTACCTCCGCTTTGAGAGATTTGAGATACGCTACGATATTCTCAACCGTATCTTTGTCCAAGAAACCATAATCGGTCATCGTAGAAACACGTTTCCCTTTTTCGATATTGTACCAAGGGGTATTGGCATGTGCATTGCGGTTATACCCCGGCACGACAACGGCTGAGGGTTTTACGATTGACTCACGTAAATAGGCAACTGAAGAGTAACCCCCGACATATTTCAGTGACGGTGCCAAAAATGACGTCGGATCAACCGTCTCGATTTGGTGACATCCGTTACATCCGTTTGCGGCAGCCGCTTCTTTACCTTTTGCCACATTACCTTTTGAATCAGTTGACAATTCGGCGAGCATTGCTGCATTCGATTTTTGCCCCTCAAGATTAATAGCAATCCATGGGCTTAAGTTTTTGATACCGTTACGTCCCATTTTTGTACCGTCCCATACGGCGATCGATACAGGAACGGTACCGTTCAAGTTTACATATTCGTCTTTAAGAGGACGGCTCAGTGTTCCACTCCAGCCGTTCGCTGCATACGTCATAGCTGAGCTTGATTTGACAGATCCGTCTTTAATTTCTGTCAAAGAACGGTACCCTTCACCGACAAAAACTTTCTCATAGTCGTGATTTGCCAAAGCTGCCACTTTCGCGTCGAATTCAGCCAGTTCTTGACCAAATACTCCCGTTTGCTGGCGATTGATCTGATGAGCAACGTCTTTATTACCGTTTGGCTCGTACACTTTCTCCATTGCTTTTTGGAGGTGTACGACTACCGGACGGCCGGTTGAACCCATACCGATGTATGGAAGTACTTGTGGTACTTTCGTTACCCCAGCAAATTGAACGGCAAAACCGTCACTGTAAGAGGTTGTCGAGACATTCGATTGCACATCTTTCGTACCGTCAGCCCATTTAACAAGCAAGGCAATGTTTTTGCCATCATAAAGGGCAGCAACCTGTGCTTTTTTTGCTTTTGGATTTACATTTTCAGGAAGCGAATTGGCTTTTTTATCGTTCATATAGATTGCGGTTTGCGGATAAAGCATTACGGTTTCAAACTTTGCTTTTGACCATACAGCCGAATCAGCTTTAATCGTATCCAAAGGTTCAGATACTTTTAGTGCTGTAATCGCGGGATCAGCCGCGAGTGCCGCAGAAGCGGCAAGACCCAATGAAAGAATAGTTGTAAGAAGCTTTTTCATTAGTGGTGTCCTCCAGCTTTTGTAAACTTACCGGCGATGTAACGTGTATCGACCGGAGCCAATGGGTTACGTTTATTCTCTTTCGCTACTTGTTGGTAGTAGTTGTTGTCCAAACGGAACATATCGGAGTGTTGGTATGCGATCAATAGATCCATAAGCTCACTTACACCGGTCTCTTTACGCTTTTTCATCTCCGCTTTAAGTGTTTTAATCGCAGCATGAACTTCCGGTCCGAACAATTTTTCAAGTTCGCCAATCGGAAGACGGGTTGAGCCCTCGATGATTTTACCCTCAGCGTCAAATTTCGCCGGAGATTCGGTCGGAGGGATATAGTATACGTTTGGTTGCGTACCGTAGTCTGAACGAAGACCCAACGCTACTTTGTATTTGTGTACCAATTTGTGGACTTGCGATTCTTCATCATCCAAGAATCCGACAAAACGGATACGTCCGACACATTGTTGCGCACATGCCGGTGGCAAGCCCTGCTCAATACGTGGGAAACAAAGGATACATTTCTCTGATTTAGAGATTTTCGGATTGAAATAGATCTTTTTGTATGGACATCCCGCGATACAGTAGCGGTAACCTTGACAACGATCCAAGTCAACCAATACAACCCCGTCTTCTTCACGTTTGAAAATCGCATCACGAGGACACGCACTCAAACAGCCCGGATTTGTACAATGGTTACAAATACGCGGCAAATAGAAGAAATAGTTGTCTTGCGGGAATGCACCCGCACCTTCGTCCTCATCCCAGTTCGGTCCCCATGTTGGAGAAACGTGCGGATGAAAATGGTTGCTGTCGCTTTGTCCGCCCATCAATGATTCGTAGTTGTAATCCCAAGGTACCCCGTAATCGGCTTCGAGGTTAGGGATTACACCCGGCTGAAGGTCACCTGCAGCGTCAAATCCGCCGCCAAGTTCCATCCAGTTTTTTGGATAACCGGTACCTGGATAGGTCTCAACGTTATTCCAATACATATATTCACGACCGTTACGGTTCGTCCATTGCGTTTTACATGCTACGGTACATGTTTGGCACCCGATACATTTGTTCAGGTCCATTACCATTGCTAATTGTCTTTTAGACATCTAAACCCCTTAATACTGTACGTCTTTTGCTTTTTCGTAATTCACGGCGCCATCATAAGCGTACTGATTACCATCCCATAGGCCACCAAATTTCAAGTGCCCCCATCCATCAGCCATCTCAAGCAGATTCAATGACGTTGGTACAACTTCATTGTGCCCTTTGTTTTTCAAATACATGTACGGTTCCCATCCATGTTCAAGAACCAACCCATCTGCCGGTGCAGATGAAGAGAGTTTCGCCATCGCATAGAACTCGCCGAGAGCATTGTAAATGCGGATAGTTTCACCATCCTTAATCCCTTTAGCTTCTGCAACCACACGGTTAATTTGTGCTGCAGGGACGCCGCGCTGAAGACGCAATAACGTACGTGACGTTTTGTAGTTCGAGTGGATAGACCAACGAGCATGCGGTGTCATAAACACGTACGGATAGTCTTTCGACTGCGGACGAATCCCTTCCATACCTGTGTTGGTTGCCGCACCCATTTTGATGTACATCTCATGGTCAACGTAGAATGTTTGACGACCTGAAACCGTCTCTAAACGCTCCATTTTATACAAATGGTCTTCGTTCGAGTTAAACGGACGGTCAGAATACAATGGAGATGATTTTGCCGCTTTTTCATTGATCAGCAAGAAACCGCCCACTTTGTACATTTTCTCCATCGTCCACGGCTCATACTGCTCACATTTTTCCAATGCCGCTTGTACTGCCATTTTATCGGTTCCGAGGTAGACTTCACCCGCACCCTCAGACTCGGCATCGGTGTTGGTAAATTCTTTGTGGAAAATAGTCAAATCATGGAAACCCGGTTTCGCGAATTTCGGATGATCTTTAACTTTTGCTTTAGAGATGTTTTCGGAACGGTTTGCCAACTCTTCCATTTTCTTAGCCAAGAAAGTGAACATTGACCATTCATCCATCGATTCACCGATGTTTTTGATGTTTGCAACCGGCTGAGCCAAGTTGGTGAAACGGTGATAACCCGGAGAAGTACGAAGGTCATACACTTCATAGTGTGATTTCGCCGGAAGCAAGATGTCAGCATATTGTGCCGCTTCAGACATACGGTAATCCACATACGCATAGAATTTCGTTTTGTTCAAGAACGCTTTACGATATTC
Encoded proteins:
- a CDS encoding ethylbenzene dehydrogenase-related protein, encoding MKKLLTTILSLGLAASAALAADPAITALKVSEPLDTIKADSAVWSKAKFETVMLYPQTAIYMNDKKANSLPENVNPKAKKAQVAALYDGKNIALLVKWADGTKDVQSNVSTTSYSDGFAVQFAGVTKVPQVLPYIGMGSTGRPVVVHLQKAMEKVYEPNGNKDVAHQINRQQTGVFGQELAEFDAKVAALANHDYEKVFVGEGYRSLTEIKDGSVKSSSAMTYAANGWSGTLSRPLKDEYVNLNGTVPVSIAVWDGTKMGRNGIKNLSPWIAINLEGQKSNAAMLAELSTDSKGNVAKGKEAAAANGCNGCHQIETVDPTSFLAPSLKYVGGYSSVAYLRESIVKPSAVVVPGYNRNAHANTPWYNIEKGKRVSTMTDYGFLDKDTVENIVAYLKSLKAEVE
- a CDS encoding molecular chaperone TorD family protein, producing MNNEYRLYIYAFLSRVMSDTPDRRFIHDLKNNASLLEIIGEETERWISSSEIEEIYDQLNTDYTSMYILNTQPVESFVLDAKNETLVGLQNPVMGFYFTHGFEVNMDQTQIMAPDHLGIEFAFMQTLVYRNEEKSQFEFLDQHIFPWVVPYMMGMKSMADTPFYRDMCDFIIEFLSADYEYLSQGSQNG
- a CDS encoding 4Fe-4S binding protein, with the protein product MGNINFVQKSNLFSYTATRCLRNEYYHNDCTICIDLCPKGAFHIVRNKLTLFENECVECAGCIGSCPSEALEIESFDPNGYAASYQHIEEAPTLSCKVTTPCLGVFDVEHFTVMALRGERNVTCDMSHCSGCVLNENGKLETSIREKITVTNQFLETIQKPHRIETIDEKEEQADRRALFRKGFEKVKESLVEESVAHVSMTTAHHKLPDQKMPLKRILLKNSLKEIVVGLEQTEFKESSPLFFNKQINFETCTNCGDCTQFCPTDALFPTSDKQGIYFSQGKCIGCGICEDICKPKAISAKEGFDLVSVAYERSEQLVRYEMVTCHECRCPYPYKGGDPICDRCSSFMVNHANMFTLARDM
- a CDS encoding 4Fe-4S dicluster domain-containing protein; the protein is MSKRQLAMVMDLNKCIGCQTCTVACKTQWTNRNGREYMYWNNVETYPGTGYPKNWMELGGGFDAAGDLQPGVIPNLEADYGVPWDYNYESLMGGQSDSNHFHPHVSPTWGPNWDEDEGAGAFPQDNYFFYLPRICNHCTNPGCLSACPRDAIFKREEDGVVLVDLDRCQGYRYCIAGCPYKKIYFNPKISKSEKCILCFPRIEQGLPPACAQQCVGRIRFVGFLDDEESQVHKLVHKYKVALGLRSDYGTQPNVYYIPPTESPAKFDAEGKIIEGSTRLPIGELEKLFGPEVHAAIKTLKAEMKKRKETGVSELMDLLIAYQHSDMFRLDNNYYQQVAKENKRNPLAPVDTRYIAGKFTKAGGHH